In the genome of Pseudomonas sp. LBUM920, one region contains:
- a CDS encoding disulfide bond formation protein B has translation MSDELRLGRERRFLVLLGIICLALIGGALYMQVVLGEAPCPLCILQRYALLLIAVFAFIGAAMRRKGAVTFFEGLVVLSALGGVAAAGHHVYTQFFPAVSCGIDVLQPIVDDLPLAKVFPLGFQVDGFCSTPYPPILGLSLAQWALVAFVLTVILVPLGIYRNRQRTA, from the coding sequence ATGAGTGACGAATTGCGTTTAGGCAGGGAGCGGCGCTTTCTGGTGTTGCTGGGCATCATCTGCCTGGCGCTGATCGGCGGTGCGTTGTACATGCAGGTGGTACTGGGCGAAGCGCCATGCCCGCTGTGCATCCTGCAGCGCTACGCCTTGCTGTTGATCGCGGTGTTTGCGTTCATCGGTGCCGCCATGCGCCGCAAAGGCGCGGTCACCTTCTTTGAAGGGTTGGTGGTCCTCAGCGCCTTGGGCGGCGTGGCTGCGGCCGGCCATCATGTGTACACGCAGTTTTTCCCTGCGGTCAGCTGTGGCATCGATGTCCTGCAGCCGATTGTCGATGACTTGCCGCTGGCCAAAGTCTTTCCCCTGGGCTTCCAGGTCGATGGCTTCTGCAGCACGCCGTACCCGCCGATCCTTGGCCTGTCCCTGGCACAGTGGGCGCTGGTAGCGTTTGTGCTGACGGTGATCCTGGTTCCGCTGGGCATCTATCGGAATCGTCAACGCACGGCCTGA
- a CDS encoding helix-turn-helix domain-containing protein has translation MPELESLQVFQALNRSPNARLEACAELGDGLSAALWSNHHDAQDYQAPTHHTLSCYIGGGTGTFRRDQPGTKGGPDKLCILPAEHQSAWVINGEIRLAHVYFSPEQFALGCVTLLDREPRELQLRESTFLEDASQARRFHQLIALNWHEPAERLLTSSLAHEMLSHTLLSQVGARDGLRLKGGLAAHQRRRLVDYIDHHLDDPISLGQLAGMCALSEYHFARMFRQSFGLPPHQYLLARRLARAQSLLRAGTLPLGDIAWMCGFSSASHFTHRFRQAMGATPGEYRQAFHA, from the coding sequence ATGCCAGAGCTGGAATCGCTGCAAGTCTTTCAAGCCCTCAACCGCTCGCCCAACGCACGCCTCGAAGCCTGCGCCGAGCTCGGTGACGGCTTGTCTGCGGCGTTGTGGAGCAACCATCACGATGCTCAGGACTACCAGGCGCCCACCCACCACACTTTGTCCTGCTACATCGGCGGCGGCACCGGGACTTTTCGCCGTGATCAGCCCGGCACCAAAGGTGGCCCTGACAAACTCTGCATCCTGCCGGCCGAGCATCAGTCAGCCTGGGTGATCAATGGTGAAATCCGCCTGGCCCATGTGTACTTCAGCCCCGAGCAATTTGCCCTCGGCTGCGTCACCCTGCTGGACCGCGAACCGCGCGAATTGCAATTGCGCGAAAGCACCTTTCTTGAAGACGCCAGCCAGGCCCGGCGCTTTCACCAGTTGATCGCGCTCAACTGGCACGAGCCCGCCGAACGCCTGCTGACCAGCAGCCTGGCCCATGAAATGCTCAGCCACACTTTGCTCAGCCAGGTTGGCGCGCGCGACGGTCTGCGTTTGAAAGGCGGATTGGCCGCGCATCAGCGCCGGCGGTTGGTGGACTACATCGACCATCACCTCGACGACCCGATCAGCCTGGGGCAATTGGCCGGGATGTGTGCGCTGTCGGAATACCATTTCGCGCGGATGTTCCGCCAAAGCTTCGGCCTGCCGCCCCATCAATACCTGTTGGCGCGACGCTTGGCCCGCGCGCAAAGCCTGCTGCGTGCCGGCACGCTCCCCCTGGGCGACATTGCCTGGATGTGCGGCTTCTCCAGCGCCAGCCACTTCACCCACCGCTTTCGCCAAGCCATGGGCGCCACACCCGGCGAATACCGCCAAGCCTTCCACGCCTAA
- a CDS encoding DMT family transporter: MNLFLYLLTVLIWGTTWIALKWQLGVVAIPVSIVYRFGLAALVLFALLLLSRKLQVMNRRGHLICLAQGVCLFCVNFMCFLTASQWIPSGLVAVVFSTATLWNALNARVFFGQRVARNVLMGGALGLMGLGFLFWPELVGHTASPQTLLGLGLALLGTMCFSAGNLLSSLQQKAGLKPLTTNAWGMAYGSVMLATYCAVRGIPFDMDWSARYVGALWYLVIPGSVIGFTAYLTLVGRMGPERAAYCTVLFPVVALNVSAFAEGYQWTAPALMGLVLVMLGNVLVFRKVKPSQPVDPMLKAKQI; this comes from the coding sequence ATGAACCTTTTCCTGTACTTACTTACCGTGCTGATCTGGGGCACTACCTGGATTGCCCTCAAGTGGCAATTGGGTGTCGTGGCGATTCCAGTGTCGATCGTCTATCGCTTTGGCCTGGCGGCGCTGGTGCTGTTTGCGCTGTTGCTGCTCAGCCGCAAATTGCAGGTGATGAACCGGCGCGGGCACCTGATTTGCCTCGCCCAGGGCGTGTGCCTGTTTTGCGTCAACTTCATGTGTTTTCTGACGGCCAGTCAATGGATTCCCAGCGGCCTGGTGGCGGTGGTGTTTTCCACGGCCACGCTGTGGAATGCCCTCAATGCGCGGGTGTTTTTCGGTCAGCGGGTGGCGCGCAACGTGTTGATGGGCGGCGCGCTTGGATTAATGGGGTTGGGTTTTCTGTTCTGGCCGGAGCTGGTCGGGCACACCGCCAGCCCGCAGACGTTGCTGGGCTTGGGTTTGGCGTTGTTGGGGACGATGTGTTTTTCGGCCGGCAACCTGCTGTCTAGCCTGCAGCAGAAGGCCGGGCTCAAGCCGTTGACCACCAATGCCTGGGGCATGGCCTATGGTTCGGTGATGCTCGCGACCTATTGCGCGGTGCGCGGGATACCGTTCGACATGGATTGGAGTGCGCGTTATGTCGGAGCGCTGTGGTACCTGGTGATTCCGGGGTCGGTAATTGGTTTTACCGCCTACCTCACGTTGGTGGGCCGTATGGGCCCGGAGCGCGCGGCGTATTGCACGGTGCTGTTTCCGGTGGTGGCGCTGAATGTGTCGGCGTTTGCCGAGGGGTATCAGTGGACGGCGCCGGCGTTGATGGGGCTGGTGCTGGTGATGCTGGGGAATGTGTTGGTGTTTCGTAAGGTTAAACCGAGCCAGCCTGTGGATCCGATGCTCAAGGCCAAGCAAATCTGA
- the hmpA gene encoding NO-inducible flavohemoprotein, which translates to MLSAQDRAIVKSTVPLLESGGEALITHFYRMMLSEYPDVRPLFNQANQANGDQPRALANGVLMYARHIDQLDQLGDLVAKIINKHVALQILPEHYPIVGTCLLRAIAEVLGSEIATPQVLSAWGAAYGQLADILIGAEAAIYDEKAQAPGGWRGARPFQLVKRVEESNEIISFYFAPVDNGQILAAAPGQYLGMKLMIDGEEVRRNYSLSALSDAGLYRISVKREAGGRVSNYLHDQMHVGATLELFPPSGEFTLVASDKPLVLISGGVGITPTLPMLEAALATERPVHFIHCARNGGVHAFREWVDALAAKHPQLKRFYCYAEDDGVSPAADKVGMLSQEQLAAWLPEQRDLDAYFLGPKGFMAAVKRHLKALGVPDKQARYEFFGPAAALE; encoded by the coding sequence ATGCTTAGTGCCCAAGACCGTGCCATCGTCAAATCCACCGTGCCCCTGCTGGAAAGCGGCGGCGAAGCGCTGATCACGCACTTCTACCGCATGATGCTCAGCGAGTACCCGGACGTTCGCCCGCTGTTCAACCAGGCCAATCAGGCCAACGGCGACCAGCCCCGCGCCTTGGCCAATGGCGTGCTGATGTACGCGCGGCATATCGACCAGTTGGACCAACTGGGCGATCTGGTCGCAAAGATCATCAACAAGCACGTGGCCCTGCAGATCCTGCCGGAGCACTACCCAATTGTGGGCACGTGCCTGCTGCGGGCCATTGCCGAGGTGCTGGGCAGCGAGATTGCCACGCCCCAGGTGCTGAGCGCCTGGGGCGCCGCCTATGGTCAGTTGGCCGATATCCTGATAGGCGCCGAAGCCGCCATCTACGACGAAAAAGCCCAGGCCCCGGGCGGCTGGCGCGGCGCGCGGCCGTTCCAGTTGGTCAAGCGCGTGGAGGAGAGCAACGAAATCATTTCGTTCTATTTTGCCCCGGTGGATAACGGCCAGATCCTGGCGGCCGCGCCGGGCCAGTACCTCGGCATGAAGCTGATGATCGATGGCGAAGAAGTGCGCCGCAATTATTCCTTGTCGGCCCTGAGCGATGCGGGTTTGTACCGCATCAGCGTCAAGCGCGAGGCTGGTGGGCGGGTGTCCAACTACCTGCATGACCAGATGCACGTCGGCGCGACCCTCGAGCTGTTCCCGCCATCGGGCGAATTCACCCTGGTTGCCAGCGACAAGCCGCTGGTGCTGATCAGCGGCGGGGTGGGCATCACACCGACGCTGCCGATGCTCGAAGCAGCCCTGGCCACCGAGCGCCCGGTGCACTTTATCCACTGCGCGCGAAACGGCGGGGTGCATGCGTTCCGTGAATGGGTCGACGCCCTGGCGGCCAAGCACCCGCAACTCAAGCGCTTCTATTGCTACGCAGAAGACGATGGCGTGAGCCCGGCCGCAGACAAAGTCGGGATGCTGAGCCAGGAGCAACTGGCGGCGTGGTTGCCCGAACAGCGTGACCTCGACGCCTACTTCCTGGGCCCTAAAGGCTTCATGGCGGCGGTCAAGCGCCACCTTAAAGCCCTCGGTGTGCCGGACAAACAGGCGCGCTACGAGTTCTTCGGCCCGGCCGCGGCCCTGGAATAA
- a CDS encoding LuxR C-terminal-related transcriptional regulator, translated as MTAMTRCLDRPGFMPRLSAHHLLRPRLAGPLLAAPVRVKLLCAPGGSGKSALLAECALQAPAECQVYWLALNGAVLSPDDFGARLAQHLGLSFVDEATLLLDLSRWHSPAWIFLDDFCRLPAPELDALLDRLLSAASPALTWWLGARRRPLCNWPRLLLDDELLECSELMFSPAEIQQLLGPTHTVDSVMQFSGGWCAGVRIALLGDGHPDRTLLDYLQHELFGTLPAELAEAWRVLAHMPRFNPGLCEHLFGFGDGDHYLRDLQALGAFIQPWEDTTDWLQIFAPLAQLIRDEPWPAKRSWHRRACQWFTAQQDWQAAFEQALLAEAYEVAVSLLQHFSFEDLFRQQNAVLLLRLHEQHGDELMLGSAQLVGLVTAALLFAGRFDQAALCIDQLARFAPQPTAAQQRYLLARWQAQWGWLLHLSGDAQRSREHFLEALQALPDSAWTSRLMCLSGLTQQALLRGELDVGQALNREALCLARAQGSLVLEALLELDHAQLLEQRGAPYRAQSLLEHVQAMLVGQRLKAGPLVGRIALRRGHLALRQGQDALATECFEAGLTMCLHSQDKRVLYGFLGLALLAANRGDYAQAFIQLREAERLMQQRQVPDTVYRAVLLLVSGHFWLQQGRAELTLEAVRRVLRHFRGPDAKQAPPATLELIPRLEYLLVLAEVKLGCAEQPIARLNDLLDTTRQRGMLCLETELQLVLGEVAWQLGDPLMARRALEAGLALAGRCQVQQAIRELRLRSPGLLSELGLEAQAAPSGVAENPLSQRELQVLQLIALGNSNLEIADRLFISLHTVKTHARRIHSKLGVERRTQAVAKAKTLGLMV; from the coding sequence ATGACCGCCATGACACGCTGCCTGGACCGTCCTGGATTCATGCCACGGCTGTCCGCCCACCACCTGTTGCGCCCGCGCCTGGCCGGGCCTTTGCTGGCGGCGCCGGTCAGGGTGAAGCTGCTCTGCGCGCCGGGTGGCAGTGGCAAGAGCGCGTTGCTCGCCGAGTGTGCGTTGCAGGCGCCGGCGGAGTGTCAGGTGTATTGGCTGGCGCTCAATGGCGCCGTGCTCAGCCCCGATGATTTTGGCGCGCGGCTGGCGCAACACCTCGGTTTGTCGTTCGTCGACGAAGCCACCTTGTTGCTCGACCTCAGCCGGTGGCACAGCCCGGCGTGGATATTTCTCGACGATTTCTGCCGCCTGCCGGCCCCCGAACTGGACGCCTTGCTCGACCGTTTGCTGAGCGCCGCCAGCCCGGCGCTGACCTGGTGGCTGGGCGCCCGGCGGCGCCCGCTGTGCAACTGGCCGCGTCTGCTGCTCGACGATGAGCTGCTGGAATGCAGTGAGTTGATGTTCAGCCCTGCGGAAATCCAGCAACTGCTCGGGCCCACGCACACCGTCGACAGCGTGATGCAGTTCAGCGGCGGCTGGTGCGCCGGCGTGCGCATCGCTTTGCTCGGTGACGGGCACCCGGACAGAACCTTGCTCGACTACCTGCAACACGAACTCTTCGGCACCTTGCCCGCCGAGCTGGCGGAGGCCTGGCGTGTGTTGGCGCATATGCCGCGCTTCAACCCGGGCTTGTGTGAGCACTTGTTCGGCTTTGGTGACGGCGATCACTACCTGCGCGACCTGCAAGCGCTGGGCGCATTTATCCAGCCGTGGGAGGACACCACTGACTGGCTGCAAATTTTTGCGCCATTGGCGCAACTGATCCGCGATGAGCCCTGGCCGGCCAAGCGTTCCTGGCACCGTCGCGCCTGCCAATGGTTCACCGCGCAGCAGGACTGGCAGGCCGCCTTTGAACAGGCGCTGCTGGCCGAAGCCTACGAAGTGGCGGTGAGCCTGTTGCAGCACTTCAGTTTTGAAGACTTGTTCCGTCAACAGAACGCAGTGCTGCTGTTGCGCCTGCATGAGCAGCATGGCGATGAATTGATGCTCGGCTCGGCGCAACTGGTGGGGCTGGTCACGGCGGCGTTGCTGTTTGCCGGACGCTTCGACCAGGCAGCTTTGTGTATCGATCAATTGGCAAGGTTCGCCCCGCAACCGACGGCGGCGCAACAGCGTTATCTGTTGGCCCGCTGGCAGGCGCAATGGGGCTGGCTGTTGCACTTGAGCGGCGATGCCCAGCGCTCCCGCGAGCATTTTCTCGAGGCGCTGCAAGCCTTGCCCGACAGCGCCTGGACCTCGCGCCTGATGTGCCTTTCGGGCCTGACCCAGCAAGCCTTGCTGCGAGGTGAACTGGACGTGGGCCAGGCCTTGAACCGCGAAGCCCTGTGCCTGGCGCGTGCACAGGGTTCGTTGGTGCTGGAGGCATTGCTGGAGCTGGATCATGCGCAACTGCTGGAACAACGCGGCGCACCCTACCGGGCGCAGAGCCTGTTGGAGCATGTGCAGGCAATGCTGGTTGGGCAGCGGCTCAAGGCCGGCCCGTTGGTGGGGCGGATTGCCTTGCGGCGCGGGCATCTTGCGCTGCGACAAGGCCAGGATGCGCTGGCCACTGAGTGTTTCGAGGCCGGTTTGACGATGTGCCTGCACAGCCAGGACAAGCGCGTGCTGTACGGTTTTCTCGGCCTGGCGCTGCTGGCAGCGAACCGAGGCGATTACGCCCAGGCGTTTATCCAGCTGCGTGAGGCCGAGCGCTTGATGCAGCAGCGCCAGGTACCGGACACGGTGTATCGCGCGGTGCTGCTGTTGGTCAGCGGGCATTTCTGGTTGCAGCAGGGCCGCGCCGAATTGACGCTGGAAGCGGTGCGCCGGGTGCTGCGCCACTTTCGCGGGCCCGATGCCAAGCAGGCGCCGCCGGCCACGCTGGAACTGATCCCGCGCCTGGAGTATTTGCTGGTGCTGGCCGAAGTGAAGCTGGGCTGTGCCGAGCAGCCAATTGCACGGCTCAACGATTTGCTCGACACCACTCGGCAGCGCGGCATGCTGTGCCTGGAAACCGAGTTGCAACTGGTGCTGGGCGAGGTGGCCTGGCAGCTCGGTGATCCGCTGATGGCTCGTCGGGCCCTGGAGGCTGGGCTGGCGCTGGCCGGGCGCTGCCAGGTGCAGCAGGCGATTCGCGAACTGCGGTTGCGCTCGCCAGGGTTACTGAGTGAACTGGGCCTGGAGGCGCAGGCGGCGCCCAGCGGCGTGGCGGAAAATCCCCTGAGCCAGCGCGAGCTGCAAGTGCTGCAATTGATCGCCCTGGGCAACTCCAACCTGGAAATCGCCGACCGGCTGTTTATCTCGTTGCACACCGTCAAGACCCACGCGCGGCGTATCCACAGCAAGCTCGGCGTGGAGCGGCGCACGCAGGCGGTGGCGAAAGCCAAGACATTGGGGTTGATGGTGTAG
- the norR gene encoding nitric oxide reductase transcriptional regulator NorR, translating into MTAQSLLTTLLPLVADLSRELPEGERYRRLLQAMRALLPCDAAALLRLDGEWLVPLAVDGLSTDTLGRRFKVSEHPRFAVLLSSPGPTRFDTDSELPDPYDGLVDGLHGHLQVHDCMGCPLFIDDKPWGLLTLDALDTERFERVELDALQAFASLAAATVNVAERIERLALRAEDEHQRAEIYRQASGQQHKEMIGQSKAHKHLVEEIKLVGGSDLTVLITGETGVGKELVAQAIHAASPRADKPLISLNCAALPETLVESELFGHVRGAFTGALNERRGKFELANGGTLFLDEVGELSLTVQAKLLRVLQSGQLQRLGSDKEHQVDVRLIAATNRDLAEEVRNGRYRADFYHRLSVYPLQVPALRERGRDVLLLAGFFLEQNRSRMGLGSLRLTGDAQAALLAYNWPGNVRELEHLIGRSALKAMGNCRERPKILSLSAHDLDLPDVSAPLAIDAPADVAPVVTGDLRQATEHYQRQVISACLERHQHNWASAARELGLDRANLGRMARRLGLK; encoded by the coding sequence ATGACTGCACAATCGCTGCTCACTACCCTGCTGCCTCTGGTTGCCGACTTGTCGCGCGAACTGCCCGAAGGCGAGCGCTACCGACGCCTGTTGCAAGCCATGCGCGCGCTGCTGCCGTGCGATGCCGCCGCGCTGTTGCGCCTGGACGGTGAATGGCTGGTGCCGTTGGCGGTGGACGGTTTAAGCACCGACACCCTCGGCCGACGCTTCAAGGTCAGCGAGCACCCACGCTTTGCGGTGCTGCTGAGCAGCCCCGGCCCTACCCGCTTTGACACCGACAGCGAACTGCCGGACCCCTACGATGGTTTGGTCGATGGCCTGCACGGCCACCTGCAAGTGCACGACTGCATGGGCTGCCCGCTGTTTATCGACGACAAACCCTGGGGCCTGCTGACCCTCGACGCGCTGGACACCGAGCGCTTCGAGCGTGTCGAACTCGACGCCCTGCAGGCCTTCGCCAGCCTGGCAGCGGCCACCGTCAACGTCGCCGAACGTATCGAGCGCTTGGCCTTGCGCGCCGAAGATGAGCACCAGCGCGCCGAGATCTACCGCCAGGCCAGCGGCCAGCAGCACAAGGAAATGATTGGCCAGAGCAAGGCCCACAAGCACCTGGTCGAGGAAATCAAGCTAGTGGGCGGCAGCGACCTGACCGTGTTGATTACCGGCGAAACCGGCGTCGGCAAGGAACTGGTCGCCCAGGCCATCCACGCCGCGTCGCCGCGCGCAGACAAACCCCTGATCAGCCTCAACTGCGCTGCACTCCCGGAAACCCTGGTGGAAAGCGAGCTGTTCGGCCATGTGCGCGGTGCCTTTACCGGCGCGCTGAACGAGCGCCGCGGCAAATTCGAACTGGCCAATGGCGGCACGCTGTTTCTGGATGAAGTGGGCGAGCTGTCGCTGACCGTGCAGGCCAAACTGTTGCGCGTGCTGCAAAGCGGCCAACTGCAGCGCCTGGGCTCGGACAAGGAGCATCAAGTGGACGTGCGCCTGATCGCCGCCACCAACCGCGACTTGGCCGAAGAGGTGCGCAACGGCCGCTACCGTGCCGACTTTTATCACCGCCTGAGCGTGTACCCGCTGCAAGTGCCGGCGCTGCGCGAACGTGGCCGAGATGTGCTGCTGCTGGCGGGCTTCTTCCTCGAGCAGAACCGTTCACGCATGGGCCTGGGCAGCCTGCGCCTGACCGGCGACGCTCAAGCGGCGCTGCTGGCGTACAACTGGCCGGGCAATGTGCGGGAGTTGGAACATTTGATCGGACGCAGCGCGCTAAAAGCCATGGGAAACTGTCGCGAACGTCCGAAGATCCTGAGCCTGAGTGCCCACGACCTGGACCTGCCCGATGTCAGCGCGCCGCTGGCAATCGACGCACCGGCCGATGTGGCCCCTGTGGTCACCGGTGACCTGCGCCAGGCCACCGAGCATTACCAGCGCCAAGTCATCAGCGCCTGCCTGGAGCGCCACCAGCACAACTGGGCCAGCGCCGCCCGCGAACTGGGCCTCGACCGCGCCAACCTCGGCCGCATGGCCAGGCGTCTGGGTCTCAAATAG
- the cyoA gene encoding ubiquinol oxidase subunit II: MSKNRYPRLLGFLPLLGMLLMLGGCKWTLLDPKGQVGLDERNLIITATLLMLLVVVPVIIMTFAFAWKYRASNTSATYAPKWSHSTKIEIAVWLVPILIIIALGYVTYKSTHALDPYRPLESDVKPINIEVVALDWKWLFIYPDLGIATVNEIQFPEHTPLNFKITSDAVMNSFFIPALGGQIYAMAGMQTKLHLIANQKAEMEGISANYSGAGFTGMKFKAISTSQEDFDAWVAKVKAAPKQLDQAEYDALAKPSQNNPATLYSAYTPDLFQKIVDKYEGMKPGKPVKHEKKEVAAVEGSDTGSHSTAGAEE; encoded by the coding sequence ATGAGTAAAAACAGGTACCCCCGATTACTAGGCTTTTTGCCGCTGCTTGGCATGTTGTTAATGCTGGGAGGCTGCAAGTGGACCTTGCTCGACCCAAAAGGACAGGTCGGTCTGGATGAACGAAACCTGATCATCACCGCCACCCTGCTGATGCTGCTGGTCGTGGTCCCCGTGATCATCATGACCTTCGCCTTCGCCTGGAAATACCGCGCGTCGAACACCAGCGCTACCTACGCGCCGAAGTGGTCGCACTCCACCAAGATCGAAATCGCAGTGTGGCTGGTGCCGATCCTCATCATCATTGCCCTGGGTTATGTGACCTACAAGTCCACCCACGCACTGGACCCGTACCGTCCGCTGGAATCCGACGTCAAGCCGATCAACATCGAAGTCGTCGCGCTGGACTGGAAGTGGCTGTTCATCTACCCGGACCTGGGTATCGCCACTGTTAACGAAATCCAGTTCCCGGAGCACACTCCGCTGAACTTCAAGATCACCTCCGATGCTGTGATGAACTCGTTCTTCATCCCTGCTCTGGGCGGCCAGATCTACGCGATGGCAGGCATGCAGACCAAGCTGCACCTGATCGCCAACCAGAAAGCTGAAATGGAAGGCATCTCCGCCAACTATAGCGGCGCTGGCTTCACCGGCATGAAATTCAAAGCGATCTCGACGAGCCAGGAAGATTTCGACGCCTGGGTAGCCAAAGTCAAGGCCGCACCTAAACAGCTTGATCAAGCTGAATACGATGCTCTTGCCAAACCAAGCCAGAACAACCCAGCCACTCTGTACTCCGCGTACACGCCGGACCTGTTTCAGAAAATCGTCGACAAGTACGAAGGTATGAAGCCAGGCAAGCCGGTCAAGCACGAGAAGAAAGAAGTGGCCGCGGTTGAAGGTTCTGACACGGGCTCGCATTCAACTGCTGGGGCAGAGGAGTAA